The proteins below are encoded in one region of Thermus albus:
- the ndk gene encoding nucleoside-diphosphate kinase: MERTFVMVKPDGVRRGLVGEILARFERKGFRIVGLKLVQISQELAERHYAEHREKPFFPGLVSFITSGPVVAMVLEGPNVVAEVRKMMGATHPKDALPGTIRGDFATTIDENVIHGSANLEDAEREIALFFRSEELL, from the coding sequence ATGGAGCGGACCTTTGTCATGGTGAAACCCGATGGCGTGCGCAGGGGTTTGGTGGGGGAGATCCTTGCCCGCTTTGAGCGGAAAGGCTTTCGCATCGTGGGGCTCAAGCTTGTCCAGATCTCCCAGGAGCTGGCGGAAAGGCATTACGCCGAGCACCGGGAGAAACCCTTCTTTCCTGGGTTGGTGAGCTTCATCACCTCGGGCCCTGTGGTAGCCATGGTCCTGGAAGGGCCCAACGTGGTGGCCGAGGTACGGAAGATGATGGGGGCCACCCACCCCAAGGACGCCCTTCCGGGCACCATCCGTGGGGACTTCGCCACCACCATTGACGAGAACGTGATCCACGGCTCGGCGAACCTCGAGGATGCCGAGCGGGAAATCGCCCTTTTCTTTCGTTCGGAGGAGCTTCTTTAG
- a CDS encoding PP2C family protein-serine/threonine phosphatase: MPGLAFALETHPGLKRPKNEDALGHALTPWGGVFVVADGMGGHRTGEVAARLAVEVILSHLQGMEPSPKALLQAFEKANERIYQEAQRPENRGMGTTATCLLLDLPYALIAHVGDSRAYLLRKGELTLLTEDHSWVAERVRQGLLSPEEAKAHRWRNVITNALGSFPQARVDLMGLKLEPGDVLLLCSDGLSGVLEDRTLGEVLKNFPPEEAARRLVALANEWGGPDNISAIVVRLPEELPQGARPYALPLEAAGGAPVRLKLGEEPEELPTQVLEPERPRVRLNWRDALLVLLWVVVVAYILLGYFKRP, from the coding sequence GTGCCCGGCCTGGCCTTCGCCCTGGAAACCCACCCTGGCCTGAAGCGTCCCAAGAATGAGGACGCCTTGGGCCACGCCCTCACCCCCTGGGGTGGGGTCTTCGTGGTGGCGGACGGGATGGGAGGGCACCGCACGGGGGAGGTGGCGGCCAGGCTGGCGGTGGAGGTCATTTTGAGCCACCTGCAGGGGATGGAGCCCAGCCCCAAAGCCTTACTTCAGGCCTTTGAAAAGGCCAACGAGCGCATTTACCAAGAAGCCCAGCGCCCCGAGAACCGGGGCATGGGCACCACCGCCACCTGCCTCCTTCTGGACCTACCCTATGCCCTGATCGCCCACGTGGGGGACTCGAGGGCCTACCTCCTCCGGAAAGGGGAGCTCACCCTCCTCACCGAGGACCATTCCTGGGTGGCGGAAAGGGTGCGCCAGGGCCTCCTAAGCCCCGAGGAGGCCAAGGCCCACCGCTGGCGCAACGTGATCACCAATGCCCTGGGTTCCTTTCCCCAGGCCCGGGTGGACCTTATGGGCCTTAAGCTGGAACCAGGGGACGTGCTTTTGCTGTGCAGCGATGGCCTTTCCGGGGTCTTGGAGGACCGTACTCTGGGGGAGGTCCTGAAGAACTTCCCCCCTGAGGAGGCGGCCAGGCGGCTTGTGGCCTTGGCCAACGAGTGGGGGGGGCCGGACAACATAAGTGCCATCGTGGTGCGCCTCCCCGAGGAGCTTCCCCAGGGGGCTCGTCCCTATGCCTTGCCCCTCGAGGCGGCGGGGGGTGCGCCGGTGCGCCTCAAGCTGGGGGAGGAGCCCGAGGAACTCCCCACCCAGGTCCTGGAACCGGAGCGCCCCCGGGTGCGCCTGAACTGGCGGGATGCCCTCCTGGTGCTCCTCTGGGTGGTGGTGGTGGCTTACATCCTGCTGGGCTACTTCAAAAGGCCTTAG